AGCCCTGAATCATGCTGGGCCTGTGGCCAGAACCACCCTTAGACTTTTCAGTTACATGGGACAATACGCTCCCTTCTGCCTGAGCCAAATATAGTTTGGGTTTTCTATAAATTCAGACCAAAAAAGTTCTAACTGATAACACATCCTCTCAGTGGGTGGCGCCACCGCACACACAGTATTCAGGCTGGAAACCAGAACATcgtcctcccctcctccctctccctcatcccTCACATCCAACCAGTGACCACAGCTGGTGTCTCAGCCCTGGCCCTCTTCTTACCCCTGGTCCAGGCGACTATCATTTTTGTTGGGTTTTGACAACAGCCTCCTTGCCTCCTCTCTACTTCCAGCCTGCTATCCCCACCACAGACTTACCCCCAAGTTCTTTAAGATCCAGATCTTAACATGTCACTTCCCGTATGAAACCTTCCAGACACCTCACTGCTCCTGGGGTAAGCTCCAACTCCTGCCCAGTCTGGCCCTACCCACCACCCTGGTCACACCTCCCTCATccgccctgccccagcccccctgCTTCCGAAGCTCGCTGCTTCACACCTCCAAatctctgcctgaaatgctcttGCCCTCTTCTTGCCAGGTAAATGCCCAGTGGTGATGCCACTTCCTCTGTGAGTTGTGCTTTGCTAATCCCAGCAGAGCTCTCATTCTCTGCTCTCGGCTCTTTCACTCTGGGCTCTTTTCATTGTCTACTTTAACTTCAGTTTTGTGAGCACCACTGTTTACTAGAATGTGAGCTCTTCAGGGGCAggggttctgtcttgtttttttgtggtttttgtttgttttttttgtttgttttttttgtggttgatgttgttgttgttttgagatggagtcttgctttgtcacccaggctggagtgtagtggcatgatcgcggctcactgcaacctctgcctcctggattcaagcaattctccccattataggcatgcaccaccacatccagctaatttttgtatttttagtagagacggggtttcaccatgttggccaggctggtctcaaactcctgacctcgtgatccacctgcctcggcctcccaaagtgctggcattacaggcatgagccactgcacccagccctgtctTGTTTATCTCCTCATCCCCACGTCCCAGAGTATGCCTGGCACAGAGCGGTCACTCAGTAAATACTCatggaaaagagaataaaatgagtgTTCCCAGGAATAGAGGGCTGGTTCTATAccacttctctcctctcctctcctctcctcttctcttctctcctctcttcttctcttctctcctcttctcttcttctcctctCTAGGAATGGTCAGATTCAGGGAAAATAATGATGCCACAGGATGATTACTATGCAGAAAgacttttttcaataaataagcATGTTACCTATTTGATCAATGACAAACCTATGATATTGTCACCTACATTTTATAAACTAAGAGACTGAGGTTTAGGAAAGTTTTGCAATCTAGAATTCCATGCACTTGCTCACGATACCCACTCCCATCTCAAAGCCGAGGCTCAGGCTGGACTCTGATGAGACAGACCCCAACAGTGACTGGTTTAATGAAGCGGTGCTCTTGCCCACACTGGCCACAGGGGGGCAGCCGAGTGCTGGCGTGAGGGTGGCTTTCTGCCCCACTTCACACCCACCCTCGGAAGATGTGGATCTGAAGGTGCAAGGGGAAAAGCCACCACTGAGGAGAGGCCAGGGGACAGGGGCTGGGGTTGCTATATCTGCTAGAAATAGGTAAAACTGGAGGGGAGTCGGGGAACAAACCACTAATTCCTAGAGTCAAAGGCTGGAGACAGATCATAGACCTGAAGCTTGCATCACCAGCATATTTAATAACAGGCCACAGAAAGCGATGCAGCATTCCTGGATTGAGGGGGTGCTGCAGGCCTGCAAATGAGAGGCACTGACTTGCAGCAGGGGCCGGTCACTGTCAGACCATTGCTGCCTCACACCAGACAGTACAGGCGCTGCACTCATGTCCTCAGAGGCCAGAAGGCAGGGGGCACAGCCAGCACCTGCTGCACCAGGCATCCAGGATGTGTGGCCACTTCAGTGCCCAGGACATGCAGCAGGCCTCAAGCGGGCTGGAAGTGCAGGTCTCCCAGGTCCAGGCCCACACCGAGCACTTCCAGAGGTCCAGTGGAGCAGTTCAGAAGCAGCAGCTGGGTGCAAGGATCCCAGGTTGAGGTCTCACCACAAGCCAGGTATCTCCCAGTCTGTCATCTGCAGCAAGAATGGGCTGAAGGTGGCAGGGGATCCCAAGCGGCAGCAGGAGAGCAGGCTCTCTTGCTGGCAGACGATGTGGGGCTCAGGAATCTGTAGAGAGAGCCACCCCCGTCTTTGCTGCAGAGGGAGCTGCACTATGTGGAGACTGAGGAATGGACTCCATAAACCTCTCACAGGCTTTCCCAGCTTAGGGAAAATCTCAGGGGCTGGAGGAAGGTTAGGGCAAAATCTGAACCCATCAGCCGCCCCAGCCCTTCCCCTATGGACGGTGCAGGCTAAGTGAGCTGGCTAGGAGTTCGGGTGCCTGGCTTCTCTCCCTGGCACTCAGACCTGCACCCATCCCCCACATCTCACTCCCAGCTGGAGCCTGATGGGGTAACAGCAGCACCCACTTCCCAATTTTCCACATTCTTTCCTGCCCACTCAGCCTGACAGCCTTGACCAGGGTCAGAATTCCACAGCAAACATCTCAGTCCCTTCCCACAGGAACACTGAGGTCCCTGGCACACCCCACGCCCTGCCCTCCAAGCACTGGACTCAGGAACAGCAACGGGAGGAAGTTGGATGAAGAAAGCCTTTGCCCCCACCTCTACACCCCCGCCCCAGCCCTGTCCTGGGTGTGAGCAGACACGATGATGCTGGGGGCACAGCCCTTCCCGGCACCAAATCACTCTACACCCTCACACCACAGGAACTTGAGCCCAAAGGCCAAACGGAAGGTCATCAGCCTTCGGCCCTGATCCCTCGGCTCTGACCGCTTGGATTTTTTTCCACGGATGTTTATTCCAGCTGACCCTCTAAGCCCATCCCCCCTCAGGTTCAGGCCAGGAAAGCTGAGCCCAGCTGGCTGAGGAGCTGCTGCCGGCATCTGGAAGACTGCTCCCCACAGCAAGAAGGTAGGCAGGGCCCCGGGGAAGCAGAATGGGAAGGGGGCAGTGGCACAGGGGTTTGGGGGTCCATCCCTGATTCGCAAATGTATGAAGAGAGGCCGCGTTTTGCACCAGCATCTCAAAGAGTGATGAGAaagcagggaagggaagaggacagAGTGAGAGGGGCCCCCAAGTGCCAGAAGGGGGCCTGAACTTGGAATCAGGGCCCAGGGTCTGCTTCCAGCTCTGTCATTCATGTGAGCATGTCACTTACTGTTCTCCCGCGTGTAAAAGGAAGGGGTTCCCAGTGATCTGGAGACCCTCTCTCCCAgctgagaaaggagagaagagtaTGGGGCCAGAGGGTGACAGGCAAGTCAGCTGGGTGAAACCGGGTACAATCAAGAGAGGAAGTTCCCACCCTCTCCCCCAGCAAAGGGAGGGGGGAAtgtcccctgggcccagcccccTGCCTGTGCCAGGTGCAGtaacagacacaccacacacacgcctCAGGGCCCTGGACAACCCTCCCTCCtagggggtggagtgggggaagCTGAGGGGGCCCTGAGGTGAGAAGTCCCTGGCTCAGCAAGGCCAGTGTGGTGCCGCTGCCCAGGATTAGTGCCAAATCCTGGGCTGCTGGGCAGGGATCACACGTTGTCGTTAGCTTCGCAGCTGCTTAGCTGCACCTGCCCACACCCTCCCGCTGCCCCTCACAGGCACTCAGCCTGACTCCTTTCTCGGATGGAAACTGGGACCCTGCCCTACCCCAGATAAGCAGGGGAGGGGCTCCAGAATCGGGGGAGGGGGGGCAAGAGAGGCCAAAGTCACCCCTGACAAACACTCCCACCCACAGAAACCCCCAGGGCTCCTAGGTACAAAGCTGAACAGAGGGAAGGAACAGAGAAGGCCTCTCCAGCCCCTGTGGCTCTGTCCCAGGTGGATTTCGCCTGTAGTTACCTTGTCCTCAGGCCATCCAGGCCCTTCCCTCCAGATGGCTCCTGTCCttggagagacagagggagacacccAGACAGAGCCCCCACAGCTGGAAATCCTCAGCCCCACTTCCCGGAGCAGCGCTTCCGAGGCCCCCCAGCTGCGGGGAACCCTGCCATCCacacccccccaacacacaccacacaaagctCCTTGCTCTGGGCTACATCTACTCCCCCACCCCTTACCACCCCCTCCCCACGACCTGCGCAGGGTCCAGGGAAGGGCCTTCCACACACCTCCCCATTCCCCAGGGCCACCCAGGCCCCTGGATCTGCCCTCAAACATGACCACACTCCCCTCCCTGTCTCAAGAGGGAGGCCAGGCAAGGAATCTCCCTCAAGCACCCTCCCAGGGAAAAgccttcaggaagctgaggccaaaGGCTGGAGCCGTCTGCCTGTCTCCTCAGCCCCGTGGAGTGGGCAGTGCTGGGGCCCGCAGAGTTGGGCCTAGGACCTATAGGGGCTGGGGCAGATGCAGACCatggaggtgagggtgggggcTAGGGAAGAAGCCCCCAAAGCACACTGTGGCCTCCAGACTCTCTCCTctgtcatcctcctgcctccacaacCACCCCACAGTTACACAGCAGCCTCTGTTCGTAGAAAACATAAGGCTGAACACTTAAGATGGGAGGAGGGGGCCAGAGCTGCAGGAGACACAATCCGGGGCGGGGCGGCCTCCTCCTGATCCCGCACACCTGGGTGGGCTGCAGCCCCACCGGCCGTGGACTTACAGAGCTGGGAACCTGAGTCGCTGAAGAGCGACTCATTCTCCAAAGACAGGTGCCTTGCCGCGCCCCAAGAAGCCTCCTCAGTAAGGAAGCTACTGTAGCCCCCCGAACCCCCGCGCCCACACTCCCGCTACCCTCCCTCTCACCTGTGTGGGGCGCGCCGCTTCGGGTAAGGGGTCGGGACCGCAGCAGCCGTCGGGCATGCTCCGGACCGCTCGGAGTCAGGGGCTGCCTGGAGGCCGCGACCACCGAGCGCAGCCGGGCGCCTAGGAGTCGTCGTCGCCGTCCTCTCCGCTGGCACTGCCCGGCTCGGGCTCGCGGGACGCGCGCTGCTCGCGGGTCAGCAGCGCTGTCAGGCCCTGGGCGCGGAGGAGGAGGCCGCCGCCCAGGAACAGGACCCCGCAAAGCACCAACAGGGACAGCACGCCGAGCACCACCGCCTGCACCGCGCGCGGCCCCTCGGGGGGCTCCGGCGGCGACGCCGACTGGTTACAGCAGGAGCTCAGCCAGGCGGCCTGAGCCGCGGCGCCCGCCTGAGAGCCGTTCATACTCCAGCGCCGGCTGCCCAGATGTGGCGGGATCGCCAGATGTGCAGGAGCCCAGACTGGCGGGCGGGCCGGCGGCTGCGTCGGGGAGGGAACCAAGGGGCGGACCCCAGGCGCCCTACGCCCCTACCCCTTGCGCAGAGCGCTCGGGCACTTCCTAGACAAAGAGCTCCAGCCGTTGTGGCTACGGCCCTTTCTCCACAGGCCCGGACTCCGGGCCTGCTGTATTTCTTCTCATCCCCAAGGCCCACAGGCACCCCCATGCAAGTCCAGTCAGCCAAAATCAGGAGCCCTGTCCCCAAGAGTCCCTCCCCTTCGCAAAGTGGGCCAAGAGGTACACCTGGGCAGAGCCCTGAGAAGATCCTCAGACCCCATCCCAGCTGCAGGCTGGGGTGCTGCCCCTCTGAGCAGGACACAAGACAAAGGTGATTGTCTCCATTCTTGGGCTTTTTATCCCTAGACCAAAGTTCTATGCTGCTAGGTGGCCCAGGTGGCTGCTGAGCCAGGAGGCACACGGGCAGCCATAAGGGTGAGTCCCACCCTTCCTCGTCCATCATCCCCTTCAGAAGCCTCCTGGGGCTGGACAAGCAGGCCAATGCCTCCTCCACACTCCACAGCAGGGAGACATTCAGGTatagcagagcagagcagagcatgGGGAATTTAAGGCCCACCCCCACTCCTTTTCTCAGGCCCCATAGGCCAAGGAGAGTCACATTTACAGACCAATGGGAGAGCACAGATTTGATCCACCAGGACTGCAGTCCTGACTCTGGATAAATTAGTCCCCCACTTCAGAAAATCGCAATGCCATAAGGGAAGGGAATGTTACTGTCCCGTCTACTAGGGTAGCCCATTGCCAGCTAGGTGTCCCACAGCCAAGCCAGGGTGGGAGAGTGGAGCAGAGTCCAGCTgcagaaaagcagaaagactGGAAAAGTGGACAGAGAAGCAAGACCCTCCTGCCAGGTCTACCAAAAAATTCTGTAGCAAGCCTTGAGTcctcttctaaaaaataaagtcactgCCAGTCAACTACCTGTACCAGTCCCCTCAGAAGGGATTAGATTAGCTGATGGCTGTCTGGTAGGAAAACAGGAAGAGTCCCCAGACTGCAGCAGGCCAAGTGGGGGACTTGCTAGAAATTGGCCTTCTTCAACTATAAACCCTCCTCCTGAGTCCTGCAACTCTCTGATGCCCCAGAGATCAAGAGTAGAAACATCACATGGCCAAGGGTGACTCGGAATGGGAAAAGCGCATTCCAAGTGCAAACACTTCCTGGTCATCCTGACTACCTACCCTGCTCCAGGACCATGGACAAgaccccccactcccaccccatttCTCCCTCAGCATCCCTCCCTACACACAATTCATTTAGTCTGGTTAGAACTGGCCCAGAAACAGCCAAAAAGCATTGTAAAACATGGACTGTATTGATGAGAGCATAGCACACAATGGGGGCTTGAGTATGGGGGTACAGAAATGAATGTGAGTTACCGAGGCAATGGCAAGGGCCAGCCCAAGCTGGAAGAAGTGTCACCAGATGCCGGATAGTCTCAAGCTGGCCAATGTGTCTCCAGACATGACCCACATCAAATGACCTTTCTGGTGCACATGGGGATCTATGTGCTCTATGAAGACAGAGAAGATACTCTCTGGGGCCATGGTGAAGCAAGACCAGACAACATAAAGGCCAGGGATGTCACAGCTTCCTTAGAAAAGGTGGagataacacaggaacagaaaaccaaatacatgttcttacttataagtgggagctacatgatgagaacacatggacacacagcggggaacaatgcacactggagctttttggaggatgggaagagggaaaggatcagaaaaataactaatgggtactaggcttaatacctgagtgataaaataatctgcaaaagtttacaaaaaaaaaaaaaaggaaagtgagtttggaagtgttgAAATAGGGAGTCGATTGGTGGGGGGAAAAGGGAGGAACAGCTCAGTCACATCCAAAAGCAACAGACCCTCACCCTACAATGCACCTTCCTTCATGAGACTGGCTATAGCCACATCTGGATAACACCTGTTTTGTGTGAATATCCAGCCAAGTACAAAATCTGTCCATTTTCATACACCTTTAATCCCATCCACCCACCCCCCTCATCTTGGAGCAATGCCCTCAACACACACCTGTGTCCTCACAGGAATGCCAGAAAGTGTTAACACGTCAGGCAGACACAAGACAAGGGAGAGATGGCTCAGCCCAAACTCATGTTCTCAACTTTATTCCCCATCCCAGTGGTGGCTCTTCTGTACAGTGGAGAAAGAAGGGGGACCCCACCAGGGCTATGGAGAGACAGTAGAGGCAGGACTCAACCGTCAGCAAAGATTAAAAGGATGACCAGAAGCTGGCAACCACAAAACCAAGAAGCCAGCGGGGGCTGCCCCTTCCAAGTCTCACCAATGACCCAGAGCAGGTTCCAGAGCCCAAAGGCCCAATAGTACAATTCCCAAAAGCCAAGGTCTGGGAGCCATCAAGGAGCATCCAGAGATCCAGCGATGCTCAGAGGGCAAGGGTGTCTTTGATGAGCCTGCGCATGGTGGTGGTGACTGAGGTGCCCAGGGCATCAGTGATCTGGAAGGAGATCTTGTACAGGTAGGGCTGCACGTCCCGCAAGCCTGTGTCAAACACGTTATCCACCTCCGACTGTGTGGGCATCTTGGGCAAGTACTCATGCCGATTCATCACCTCCACGATGTTGATGATCTTCTCGCAGAGTTTCTCACCCACCTTCTCCCGGCAGATCTGCCGCTCCTGCTCTGTGGCCAGGGCTACCACATGCACCTTGACCGTCCACACTTCCCATGGGATGCACTCGTCTGAGAATGGCCAGCGAGACTTCTTCTTCTGGTAGAACTCCAAGGACATCTGCCCCAGCCCATCGCCACCAGAGTTGCGCAGTGCATCCTGGGAAGAAGGGAACGAATGAGCAAGCCAAGGCCTCTGAGTTCCCACCTGTGAGGGCCTGCTTCCCACACCCCAGGGAATTATGCTCTCTTAGCTCTAGTCATcatccaagcatggcaaggaaaCAAGACTGGGAGAGGGTAAACAATCTGGGCTTAGTGACACAACAAACTGCCAGCCTGAAATTGTGTAGTTCAAGCAAACCAACAAAATCTGTCTCCAAGCCCAACTCCTCCAGCTTGGTGAAGAACTGATATTACAGGAATAACTACTGGTCTGCAGGCACGTATTCTGTGCTAGGAACTTAACACACACAATCCCACTGGCTCCTCCCAACAACCCCATCAGCTTTCACCAAGGCAcaatgaggcttagagaagtaaGGTAACTTGCGAGAGTCACATGCCTATGGATGGCTGGACCAGGGTTTGAATCTGCATTGTCTGATTTCTAAATCCTTGCTTTTCACCTTTGCATTGCATCAAGGGCCTCCTCCTTCCACACCACCCCTTTAGCCCATATCCTTCAAAATGTTCTAATCACCTCGTCAACATTTCCCTCTTCCCCTGTAAACTCTATTTGTCTTCTCCACTGCCAATTAAACAtaattcttttgatattttttaaagaaactgggtcttactctgtcacccaggctggagggcagtggagcaatcatggctcactgcagcctcggactcctgggctcaagcgatcctcccacattagcctcctgagtagctgatactacaggcacACTTggctaagttttaattttttttattttgttagagaCGGGGTATTGTTacgttatccaggctggtctcgaactcctgggctcaagcaatactcctgcttcagcctcccaaagtgctgggattacggtcacaagccactgcacccagttcaCAGTCTCTTTTATGAGCTAAGGAAGAGGGAACTGTAGAGCCCAGTGGTCCTTGCTCAAAAAGAGGGAAACCAAGCAACAGAATGGGGAAGGGAAGTTGAAGGACAGACCAGACCTGGcacttctccctcttctcccctgAGAGGCAAACAGGACCATCCAGTCCAATGATTCTGCCCTTGCCACCCCATGGGTGTGAGTGGCCCCATACTCCTCTTCCTAGGGCAGCCAGGACCCTGAAGTTCCTTTCCATCTGAGTTAATACCAACCCAGAGGGTAAGGATGCCTGAAATCCTGAACCACACTCATCAGGGAAGAGGCTCTCCTTCACTGACAAACCAAGGTCAAGTAACCTTGAATGGCTAATGCATCTGTAatgtttactgtgtgccaggctctgttccaaACACTGGGCATATTTGACTTATTCAGTCCTTGCAGTGCACACACCCTTTGAGGTAAGCAAGATTATTATTGCAATTTTGAGTGGAGCCgctagcccaaggtcacacacttGCTGGGTGGCAGACCCCagctccaaagcccatgctcttcaCCACTCTGCTCCACCTGCCTCTCATGGACACCTGGAGGATACAGGGCTgagtgctgctgctgctcttaAGGGTGACTAGGAAACCACTTATGAACTTGCCCTTTCTGGGTTTGGAGGGACAATGAGAGACAGCTTTCACCTGACACTGGGCAACCCCCTGCAATGAGCACACAGTACCCAGCACAGTGAAGGGCTCTGCAAACATTTATGGAATGAAAGTCAGACACACAGCTCCCCCGTGTTCTAACCCCAGAGCAGATGCCTTCaggctcatgccagtaattcaagaccagcctttagttcaagaccagcctgggcaacacagtgacaccccatctctacaaaaaaaattatttttttttggagacagggttttgctctgtcacccatgctggagtacagtagcgtgatcatggctcactgcagtctcgaattcctaggctcaagcaatcctcccacctcagctgctcAAGCGTCTGgaactagaggcatgtgccaccacgccccactaatttttgtattttctgtagagatgcagtttcgccatgtttccagggctggtcttgaactcctgggctcaagcaatccggccatcccagcctcccaaagtgctgagacgacaggcgtgagccaccaggcctggcaaaataaatcttcaaaaattagccgggcatggtggtggtggtgtacacctgtggtcccagctgcttggaaggctgcaGTGGAAggactgctcgagcccaggagttcaagactggggtgacatagtgagactgtgtctcaaaaaaaaaaagggaagaaagaaaaattatctttgctactttaaaatttaaaagtacgcACTCAATGAAATGGTCAAACACTGTGACTCTGAACAAAGACCAGAGGAGAAGGCACACTACCACTCCCACCTCCTGAGGTGACCAACAGCAGCAGCCGGCCGTGTCCCTTCTACATCTTTCTCCTACCCAGGCACACAATGCCACACCACCAAAAGGGACACTCCCATCTTGGATGGCAGCCACCTGAACCAAGCAAGCCGTCCTCTGGGGGAGTTTCATGTGGGAAAGGAAAAGTGGAAGCAGAAGCAGAGAGAGCTGTAGCCAGAGAGGTCAAGACCACAGAAGCAAGGATGGCCCCAGGGGACCTGGCCGCCAACACTGCTCAGCTTCCTGCTCTCCCTTTTCCCCCAGGCACATTTATGAGtgtctccctcccccaccacacacacacacacacacacacacacacacacacgcgcgcgcgcgcacgcgaGCGCCCGCGCGCCCTCCCCTGAAGAGGAGCTCTCAACACATCTGTTTCTCAGAACCTGAAAGAACCCGATTCACGCACTCAGGAAGAGAAGGCTGGTTCAACACCAAGCTGGGGTGGAGGAGCACTCGAGGCCCCCCTGCCATCTGCTATGCCACACCCTTACCTTGAACTCCCCGACACCCTTACCTTGAACTCCCCAACAACCTTGCGCAGGGCACGATCCAGTTCCTCAGAAGAGACACGCACGTAAGTGAAGTCGATGAAGTCACAGTCAACATCCTGGGTGCCCACGGTGCCAATGGAGTAGGTGCCCTCCTTCTTGTAGTGGAACTTGCCTGTGCTGCGGTGCAGAAGCACCGTGTGCAGCACAGCCAGCATGGCCTCCTCCACCTGCCGCCCCTCCACCGACACCTCCAGCACCTCCGAGCGACAGTTCATCCTGCACCCAGTAACCCACACCAAGGTGCGGAACTAGGATAAAGACAGGCGATCTTCACCCTACCCAAGGGCCACCCTGCAAAAGGAGCGCAGGTCAGAATGCTGACAAGAATAGTCCACGTGTTATCTGTTCACTTCCTTCCAGGCTcagctcagcctctgcctccactgGCCCTTCTCTGCATTTTGGCAGCACACACTATCAAAGAATCATCAACTCTCAGGATCAGAAAGTGCAAGAGCTTCAAAGTTATCAGTCCAAATGACAGGCTGGGATTCCATTTTACAGCCTTCAATGTAGTTTACAGCAGATGCTCACTGTGCAACATTTGTCAGGTACTAGACATCAAAGGCAAGCACGGCCCCTGCCCTCAGGCTGACAGGATGAAGAAAAAGCACGCAACTAAACATTATCACCATGGAGAGAGTACAGGGTGGGAGTAAGAAGTACAGAAAGATTGGAGTCTGATTTCCTGGGGCCTTGAATGAACAGGTTAAGGCATTTGGACTCTGTCCTAAAAGCAGGGAAGAGTCAATGCATCACTAAGCCAAGATCAAATCTGTGCATCAAAAAAGTAcctctaggccgggtgtggtggctcacattaatcccagcaacttgggaggccgaggcaaatcacttgagctcaaaagttcaagaccagcctgggaaacatgataaaaccccatctctaccaaaaatataaaaaattagctgggcctggtggcaggcgcctgtagtcccagttacttgacgggctgaggcaggaggataacttaaatgtgggaggctgaggctgcagtgagctgagatcatgccactgtgctccagcctgagtgacaaagcgagaccctgtctcaaaaaaaacaaaaatacaaagtaataaaataaattttttaaaaaaagacaagtacCTTTGGCTAAAGGGCAAAGAATGGCTCTAAACCGTATTGGGGTCACAAACTGCTCTGAGAAGTGAATGAAGCCATGAAGGCTGGGCTTTAAAAACAtgactctcacacacacacatataccaaaTCTCACCTATTTCTAGAGACACCCACATCCACAGACTCCAGGGTAAAAACTTGTGGATTTAAGGCACAAAGGCTGGGCACGGAAGTCAGTTAAAGACCACTACAGTAGATGTAGTTACAGAAGCAGCATAATCAGGTGTGGGCGATTTTTCATGTCCTAcagtcctgggtttgaatcccacctCATCTACatcttgctctgtgaccttaagcaaatcactcaacctctctgaacttctTATCTGTAAATGGGGATAGTAGTGAGAATTAAGGTAACACATGTAAAATACAGTAGAAAAGTGGTTGAAAACGATGACTTGAAAGCCAGACAACCTGGAATGGaactccagctctgccacttgctccATGCTCATGATCTTGGGCAAGCTGCTTAACACCTATCTGCCACATATACAAAAGAGATAATAATGGCTACCTTGAAAGGGTTGAGGGCTGAATGAGCTAGCATGTATAAAACACTTAAATAAGTACCTGACAAATGGTAAATATCCACTAAGTATTAGCTGCTATAATTCATTATTACATTGTTACTGCCAAGAGATGATGCAAGGCTATACCACAGCAGTGGTAGAGAGAGTAGGAAGGAGAGAACAAGAGACTTGAGAACTAGAACATAATAACTAAATACATGCCCAGAGGGAGAGGGAACTTCAAGTTCCTTATAACTCAGAGTATTCAGCTTGCAAACCTCCCCTGACTGGGAATTCACTAGCTCTCACAACAACCAGTCAATGTTCAGGAAGTTCTATTCAGttattctgatttatttatttattttatttatgaaatggggtctcactccatcacccaggctgcaatacagtgacacaatctctactcactgcaacttctgcctcccaggctcccatcccagcctcccaagcagctgggaacacaggcgaacaccaccacacctggctaattttttgtatttttggtaaagaaagggttttgccatgttacccaggctggtctcgaactcctgagctcaagagatccacccgcctcggcgtcccaaagtgctgggattaccgcaCCCAGTCCAGTTATTCTTTCTGCTGAAGAATCTGTCTCTTAGTGCTTCAAACcacttttagttttagttttggtACCCAAAGCCACACAAAATAAGTCTCACCTCTTTTCCACAAGTGAGTTTTTATTTAGGGGCAGCTATTCCACCACCCCCTCACCCTTTCTACAGGCTGAAGGTCCCCAGTCCTCAAAAACATGTCTGTTCCACATCACATCTTA
The Pan troglodytes isolate AG18354 chromosome 10, NHGRI_mPanTro3-v2.0_pri, whole genome shotgun sequence genome window above contains:
- the SMIM41 gene encoding small integral membrane protein 41, encoding MNGSQAGAAAQAAWLSSCCNQSASPPEPPEGPRAVQAVVLGVLSLLVLCGVLFLGGGLLLRAQGLTALLTREQRASREPEPGSASGEDGDDDS
- the ATG101 gene encoding autophagy-related protein 101, which gives rise to MNCRSEVLEVSVEGRQVEEAMLAVLHTVLLHRSTGKFHYKKEGTYSIGTVGTQDVDCDFIDFTYVRVSSEELDRALRKVVGEFKDALRNSGGDGLGQMSLEFYQKKKSRWPFSDECIPWEVWTVKVHVVALATEQERQICREKVGEKLCEKIINIVEVMNRHEYLPKMPTQSEVDNVFDTGLRDVQPYLYKISFQITDALGTSVTTTMRRLIKDTLAL